One Deinococcus sp. LM3 genomic region harbors:
- the paaD gene encoding 1,2-phenylacetyl-CoA epoxidase subunit PaaD, with amino-acid sequence MAEGGRQKAERPAPSAISIQPSAVWDALASVPDPEIPVVSITDMGMVRDVTVGDDGRVTVTFTPTFSGCPALHVIRESIEQAVRDLGVAEVEVRSTLTPPWTTDWINDDARERLRQYGIAPPAPTGEGQLIQLDAEPTRCPRCGSLNVRMTASFGPTLCKRMYVCDTCKEPFEGFKSV; translated from the coding sequence ATGGCAGAAGGCGGAAGGCAGAAGGCAGAACGCCCTGCGCCATCGGCCATCAGCATTCAGCCATCTGCCGTCTGGGACGCGCTGGCCAGCGTCCCGGACCCGGAGATTCCCGTCGTGAGCATCACGGACATGGGCATGGTGCGGGACGTGACCGTGGGCGACGATGGGCGCGTGACGGTGACGTTCACGCCCACCTTCAGCGGCTGCCCCGCCCTGCACGTCATCCGGGAGAGCATCGAGCAGGCGGTGCGCGACCTGGGTGTGGCGGAGGTCGAGGTCAGAAGCACCCTCACCCCCCCCTGGACGACCGACTGGATCAACGACGACGCCCGGGAGCGGCTGCGGCAGTACGGCATCGCGCCCCCCGCCCCCACCGGGGAAGGGCAGCTCATTCAGCTGGACGCGGAACCCACCCGCTGCCCCCGCTGCGGCAGCCTGAACGTCCGCATGACCGCCAGCTTCGGCCCGACGTTATGCAAACGCATGTACGTCTGCGACACCTGTAAGGAACCGTTTGAAGGGTTCAAGAGCGTATGA
- the paaC gene encoding 1,2-phenylacetyl-CoA epoxidase subunit PaaC yields MTTTPTTDLTATQTQALLLKLTVLADDEILVAHRNGEWTGHAPILEEDIALANIAQDELGHAGLYLTLAQNLGGSDPDRVAFWRGPDDYRNTRLVELPKGDWAFTMIRQFLYDTSEALWLEAATRSTYAPLAEIAAKAVREEKFHVQHTALWVERLALGTPESERRTQAALTELWPHAAQLFQPIQGEADLTASGILPDLNAVHARWTDLVTRHLVDKCGLTLPNAPATQPGRDTHTHHLAPLLEEMQSVARQHPDAEVW; encoded by the coding sequence ATGACCACCACCCCCACCACCGACCTGACCGCCACGCAGACGCAGGCCCTCCTGCTGAAACTCACGGTCCTCGCCGACGACGAGATCTTAGTCGCGCATCGGAACGGCGAGTGGACCGGCCACGCCCCCATCCTGGAAGAGGACATCGCGCTGGCGAACATCGCGCAGGACGAACTGGGCCACGCGGGCCTGTACCTGACCCTCGCGCAGAACCTCGGCGGCAGCGACCCCGACCGGGTGGCGTTCTGGCGCGGCCCGGACGACTACCGGAACACCCGCCTCGTGGAACTCCCGAAGGGTGACTGGGCGTTCACGATGATCCGCCAGTTTCTGTACGACACTTCCGAGGCGCTGTGGCTGGAGGCCGCCACCCGCAGCACCTACGCGCCCCTGGCCGAGATCGCCGCGAAGGCCGTGCGCGAGGAGAAATTCCACGTGCAGCACACTGCCCTGTGGGTGGAACGCCTCGCCCTCGGCACGCCCGAAAGCGAACGCCGCACCCAGGCCGCCCTGACCGAACTGTGGCCGCACGCCGCGCAACTCTTCCAACCCATCCAGGGCGAGGCCGACCTGACCGCGTCCGGCATCCTGCCCGACCTGAATGCCGTTCACGCCCGCTGGACTGACCTCGTCACCCGGCACCTCGTGGACAAATGCGGGCTCACCCTCCCCAACGCCCCCGCCACCCAGCCGGGCCGCGACACGCACACCCACCACCTCGCCCCCCTGCTGGAAGAAATGCAGAGCGTCGCCCGGCAACACCCCGACGCCGAGGTCTGGTGA
- a CDS encoding phenylacetic acid degradation protein, with amino-acid sequence MTQSQSPSSDTQWPRWEVFKQDAPNRPHQAVGSVHAGDAPHALVTARNVFVRRPAAVSLWCVLEGDILTATPEELTTHPALLDSPGEPGTYHVGLKRTNKRSMTFVDLSGTVQATGSGDALRQAQVMHPDVLAWMVFPESAVVRTDEDAGTVESWFAPAKDKTYKQQQYYGVIGRHVGELKRAGLMPGRAASEEGA; translated from the coding sequence ATGACTCAATCTCAATCCCCGTCCTCCGATACGCAGTGGCCGCGCTGGGAGGTGTTCAAGCAGGACGCCCCGAACCGCCCGCATCAGGCGGTGGGGAGCGTGCACGCTGGTGACGCGCCGCATGCGCTGGTGACGGCGCGGAACGTGTTCGTGCGCCGCCCGGCCGCCGTGAGCCTCTGGTGCGTGCTGGAAGGCGACATTCTGACCGCCACGCCCGAGGAACTGACCACCCACCCTGCGCTGCTCGACTCGCCCGGCGAGCCCGGCACGTACCACGTGGGCCTGAAACGCACGAACAAGCGCTCCATGACCTTCGTGGACCTCAGCGGCACCGTGCAGGCCACCGGGAGCGGCGACGCTCTGCGGCAGGCGCAGGTCATGCACCCCGACGTGCTGGCCTGGATGGTGTTCCCGGAGTCGGCGGTCGTCCGCACCGACGAGGACGCGGGCACGGTCGAGAGCTGGTTCGCGCCCGCGAAAGACAAGACGTACAAGCAGCAGCAGTATTACGGCGTGATCGGCCGGCATGTCGGCGAACTGAAACGCGCCGGGCTGATGCCGGGCCGCGCCGCCAGCGAGGAAGGCGCATGA
- the paaA gene encoding 1,2-phenylacetyl-CoA epoxidase subunit PaaA, giving the protein MTHTNPLPSAETPEQHAHFEARIARGEKIEPGDWMPAEYRRQLIRMISQHAHSEVVGMLPEGEWISRAPSLKRKTILMAKVQDEAGHGQYLYHAAETLGATREDMLAALLSGKAKYSSIFNYPTHTWADVGMIGWLVDGAAIKNQTMLAGCSYGPYSRAMVRICSEETFHHKQGKEMIVAYAQGTPEQRAMAQESLNRWWWPALMMLGPHDADSPNSGPLTKWGIKLKSNDEVRQEFINEHVPELLEAGLTIPDPHLHQDEHGNWRHGPIDWTEFWAVIKGERGLNRERLGTRQAAHDDGAWVRDAMQAYADRQRAVAAD; this is encoded by the coding sequence ATGACCCACACGAACCCCCTGCCCAGCGCCGAGACGCCCGAACAGCACGCGCACTTCGAGGCCCGCATCGCACGCGGCGAGAAGATCGAACCCGGCGACTGGATGCCCGCCGAGTACCGCCGCCAGCTCATCCGCATGATCAGCCAGCACGCCCACAGCGAGGTCGTCGGCATGCTCCCCGAAGGCGAATGGATCAGCCGCGCGCCCAGCCTGAAACGCAAGACCATCCTCATGGCCAAGGTGCAGGACGAGGCCGGGCACGGCCAGTACCTCTACCACGCTGCCGAAACGCTCGGCGCCACCCGCGAGGACATGCTCGCCGCGCTGCTGTCAGGCAAGGCCAAGTACTCCAGCATCTTCAACTACCCCACCCACACCTGGGCGGACGTCGGCATGATCGGCTGGCTCGTGGACGGCGCCGCCATCAAGAACCAGACCATGCTCGCCGGGTGCAGTTACGGCCCGTACAGCCGCGCCATGGTCCGCATCTGCAGCGAGGAAACCTTCCACCACAAACAGGGCAAGGAAATGATCGTCGCCTACGCCCAAGGCACCCCCGAACAGCGCGCCATGGCGCAGGAATCCCTGAACCGCTGGTGGTGGCCCGCCCTGATGATGCTCGGCCCGCACGACGCCGACAGCCCCAACAGCGGCCCCCTCACGAAATGGGGCATCAAACTCAAGAGCAACGACGAGGTCCGCCAGGAATTCATCAACGAACACGTCCCCGAACTGCTCGAAGCGGGCCTGACCATCCCCGACCCGCACCTGCACCAGGACGAGCACGGCAACTGGCGGCACGGCCCCATCGACTGGACCGAATTCTGGGCCGTCATCAAAGGCGAACGCGGCCTGAACCGCGAACGCCTCGGCACCCGCCAGGCCGCCCACGACGACGGCGCCTGGGTGCGCGACGCCATGCAGGCCTACGCCGACCGGCAACGCGCAGTCGCGGCCGACTGA